The following proteins come from a genomic window of Corallococcus sp. NCRR:
- a CDS encoding CoA-transferase subunit beta, producing MTTTTVDATPAETVVSLLAREIEDGSVVATGVASPLVILAIAVARATHAPGLTYLACVGSLDPALPELFPSSEDLRYLDGRSAEVSIADLFDHARRGRVDTVFFGAAEVDPAGRTNMTASGSLDKPRTKFPGVAGAATLRQWVKNPVLLVPRQSRRNLVPQVQVATTRDPSRPVRLISDLGTYELGGPRGARLLARHPWATVDGIAERTGFEFAVPDALPVTSLPDARTVSAIRALDPRNLRDALVGG from the coding sequence ATGACGACGACGACGGTGGACGCGACGCCCGCGGAGACGGTGGTGTCGCTGCTGGCGCGGGAAATCGAGGACGGATCGGTGGTGGCCACGGGTGTGGCGTCGCCGCTGGTCATCCTGGCCATCGCGGTGGCCCGGGCCACGCATGCGCCGGGGCTGACGTATCTGGCGTGCGTCGGTTCGTTGGATCCGGCGCTGCCGGAGCTGTTCCCCTCGTCCGAGGACCTGCGCTACCTGGACGGCCGCTCCGCGGAGGTGAGCATCGCGGACCTGTTCGACCACGCGCGGCGCGGCCGGGTGGACACGGTCTTCTTTGGCGCGGCGGAGGTGGACCCGGCGGGCCGCACCAACATGACGGCGTCCGGCAGCCTGGACAAGCCGCGCACCAAGTTCCCCGGCGTGGCGGGCGCGGCGACCTTGCGCCAGTGGGTGAAGAACCCGGTGCTGCTGGTGCCCCGGCAGTCGCGCCGCAACCTGGTCCCCCAGGTCCAGGTCGCCACGACACGCGACCCCAGCCGTCCGGTGCGGCTCATCTCCGACCTGGGCACGTATGAGCTGGGCGGGCCTCGTGGGGCGCGGCTCCTGGCGCGTCATCCGTGGGCCACGGTGGACGGCATCGCCGAGCGGACCGGCTTCGAGTTCGCGGTGCCGGACGCCCTGCCCGTCACCTCCCTTCCGGACGCGCGCACGGTGTCGGCCATCCGCGCGTTGGACCCACGCAACCTGCGCGACGCGCTCGTCGGCGGCTGA
- a CDS encoding CoA transferase subunit A, with protein MNRARWSSLSEAVASIPDGASLAAGGFMLGRAPMALVLELVAQEKRGLQLISLPNPLPAEFLVAGGCLKRVELPFGALVLENRVRPLPCLKRAIEAGDIEWREHDGYRVVQRLRAASMGLPFIPAPDADVSELAEVDAPRTVEDPFTGRRVPVEPAYYPDVALIHARAADDKGNLLIEDPTTDLLVAGAAKRIIATVEERVPKLSRVTIPAFQVERVVLAPGGALPTGCLGQYPHDDAMLAAYLAAADAGDAKGFLMSLRATRSAA; from the coding sequence GTGAACCGCGCCCGTTGGAGTTCCCTGTCGGAGGCGGTGGCCTCCATCCCGGACGGCGCGTCGCTCGCGGCCGGCGGGTTCATGCTGGGCCGCGCGCCCATGGCGCTGGTGCTGGAGCTGGTGGCGCAGGAGAAGCGCGGCCTCCAGCTCATCTCCCTGCCCAACCCGCTGCCGGCGGAGTTCCTGGTGGCGGGCGGGTGCTTGAAGCGCGTGGAGCTGCCCTTCGGCGCGCTCGTGCTGGAGAACCGAGTGCGCCCCCTGCCCTGCCTCAAGCGGGCCATCGAGGCGGGCGACATCGAGTGGCGCGAGCACGACGGCTACCGCGTGGTGCAGCGGCTGCGCGCGGCGTCCATGGGGCTGCCCTTCATCCCCGCGCCGGACGCGGACGTGTCGGAGCTGGCGGAGGTGGACGCGCCGCGTACGGTGGAGGATCCGTTCACGGGCCGCCGCGTGCCGGTGGAGCCCGCGTACTACCCGGACGTCGCGCTCATCCACGCGCGGGCCGCGGACGACAAGGGCAACCTGCTCATCGAAGACCCCACCACAGACCTGCTCGTCGCGGGCGCGGCGAAGCGGATCATCGCCACGGTGGAGGAGCGCGTGCCGAAGCTGTCGCGCGTCACCATCCCTGCGTTCCAGGTGGAGCGCGTGGTGCTCGCCCCCGGCGGCGCGCTGCCCACGGGCTGCCTGGGTCAGTACCCGCATGACGACGCGATGCTCGCGGCCTACCTGGCCGCGGCGGATGCGGGCGACGCGAAGGGCTTCCTCATGTCGCTGCGCGCGACGCGGAGCGCGGCATGA
- a CDS encoding TetR/AcrR family transcriptional regulator, with amino-acid sequence MTPTGRKPDEGERYRTILETAARLICERGYEGTSMQEIAAACRMTKAGLYHHIQNKEQLLFAIMNYGMDVFEEQVLAPVQDVADPVERLRQCMRQNIHLVTSGRSKEVIIILHEHATLTGEAREYIDRRKKRYVKFLEDSFAEANRLGRLRGVVDPTVAAFSFLGMILWVYKWFKPDGRLTEEQIADGMVELLFPSAAPAVSAPAPSSEDAPALRMVPRAGSGGEPQ; translated from the coding sequence ATGACACCCACGGGGCGCAAACCGGACGAGGGCGAGCGGTACCGGACCATCCTGGAGACGGCGGCGCGGCTCATCTGCGAGCGCGGCTACGAGGGCACGTCGATGCAGGAGATCGCCGCCGCGTGCCGGATGACCAAGGCGGGGCTCTACCACCACATCCAGAACAAGGAGCAGTTGCTCTTCGCCATCATGAACTACGGCATGGACGTGTTCGAGGAGCAGGTCCTCGCGCCCGTGCAGGACGTGGCGGATCCGGTGGAGCGGCTGCGCCAGTGCATGCGGCAGAACATCCACCTGGTGACGAGCGGCCGCAGCAAGGAGGTCATCATCATCCTCCACGAGCACGCCACGCTCACCGGTGAAGCGCGCGAGTACATCGACCGGCGCAAGAAGCGGTACGTGAAGTTCCTGGAGGACTCGTTCGCGGAGGCCAACCGCCTGGGCCGCCTGCGCGGCGTGGTGGACCCCACCGTCGCGGCCTTCTCGTTCCTGGGGATGATCCTCTGGGTCTACAAGTGGTTCAAGCCGGACGGGCGCCTCACCGAGGAGCAGATCGCCGACGGCATGGTGGAGCTGCTCTTTCCCTCCGCCGCTCCGGCCGTGAGCGCTCCGGCCCCGTCGTCTGAAGACGCGCCCGCGCTGCGCATGGTGCCGCGCGCTGGTTCTGGAGGAGAGCCCCAGTGA
- a CDS encoding ATP-binding protein: MRSTLLPILLLCAALASVGVGVWTLVKRSRTTLVEQFAGDRQKQLDEAVGGVTDSLEEVGKNLRFAGELMSQPGSLAEHRRELRALLEAVGQYKAIAAYDGDGAERLLLLDRKPDPQVTREGLVAEMAGTARRALLRPPGDLTTSPILDAANGGWLRILATALPATDGKPEGAVAVLVDTESFFAPLRIVTSDLEARMLLVGTHGQPTPASDPALAEWFGRASQKDSGVPGFAFLVSRLKAGARGMLPLSEQEAERLGLGRAEVVAVYTPIRMRGGSHWAVATLVSTAALRSHEQSLVVRLLGAGALVAFFLVAFAVYVVLARRRAVALTESRRHAAQLAALHDRTRKILDHLPTGVLALTEDGRISAVNQALRSRVPGNVTGAPLASAFPGAAAPVVERLSALVASARQEDRPLSLLGEPLALFGEEGTYNLHAVPLTAEDPKEETRALLVVEDLSDVRALETQLLRAEKLATVGVLAAGIAHEIGTPLGVVRGRAEYVQSKLGPSHPQGPGLGVIVEQIDRVSRTLRQLLDFSRLQPAMVRPVALGPIVRSVHELLQVEAERRRVSLSVDVPESVPSLAADADQLQQVLINLALNACDACSEGGKVEVSASALAGPEEGTWGLVALTVRDDGCGIPKERLNQVFDPFFTTKKRGQGTGLGLTMVAHVVRNHGGRVELESTPGQGTRVTVLWPVARAVPEERNAERLAV; encoded by the coding sequence ATGCGGTCCACCCTCCTGCCCATCCTCCTCTTGTGCGCCGCGCTGGCGAGCGTGGGGGTGGGGGTCTGGACGCTCGTGAAGCGCAGCCGGACGACCCTGGTGGAGCAGTTCGCGGGGGACCGGCAGAAGCAACTGGACGAGGCGGTGGGCGGCGTCACGGACTCGCTGGAGGAGGTGGGCAAGAACCTGCGCTTCGCCGGCGAGCTGATGTCCCAACCGGGGAGCCTGGCGGAGCACCGGCGGGAGCTGCGCGCGCTGCTGGAGGCGGTGGGCCAGTACAAGGCCATCGCGGCGTATGACGGCGACGGCGCGGAGCGGCTCCTGTTGTTGGACCGCAAGCCGGACCCGCAGGTGACGCGCGAGGGGCTGGTGGCGGAGATGGCCGGCACGGCGCGCCGCGCGCTCTTGCGTCCTCCGGGCGACCTCACCACGTCACCCATCCTGGACGCGGCCAACGGTGGCTGGCTGCGCATCCTGGCCACGGCGCTGCCCGCGACGGACGGCAAGCCCGAGGGCGCGGTGGCGGTGCTGGTGGACACGGAGTCGTTCTTCGCGCCGCTGCGCATCGTCACGTCGGACCTGGAGGCGCGGATGCTGCTCGTGGGCACGCATGGCCAGCCCACGCCCGCCAGCGACCCGGCCCTGGCGGAGTGGTTCGGCCGCGCGAGCCAGAAGGACTCGGGCGTGCCGGGCTTCGCGTTCCTCGTGTCGCGGCTGAAGGCCGGTGCGCGCGGCATGCTGCCCCTGTCCGAACAGGAGGCGGAGCGGCTGGGGCTGGGGCGCGCGGAGGTGGTGGCCGTCTACACGCCCATCCGCATGCGCGGCGGCAGCCACTGGGCGGTGGCGACGCTGGTGTCCACCGCGGCGCTGCGTTCGCACGAGCAGTCGCTGGTGGTGCGGCTGTTGGGCGCGGGCGCGCTGGTGGCGTTCTTCCTGGTGGCCTTCGCGGTGTACGTGGTGCTGGCGCGGCGCAGAGCGGTGGCGCTGACGGAGAGCCGCCGGCACGCGGCCCAGCTCGCCGCGCTCCATGACCGGACGCGGAAGATATTGGACCACCTGCCCACGGGCGTGCTCGCGCTGACGGAGGACGGGCGGATCAGCGCCGTCAACCAGGCCCTGCGCTCGCGCGTGCCCGGCAACGTGACGGGCGCGCCGCTGGCCTCCGCGTTCCCTGGTGCGGCGGCGCCGGTGGTGGAGCGGCTGTCCGCGCTGGTGGCGTCCGCGCGGCAGGAGGACCGGCCGCTGAGCCTGCTGGGCGAACCGCTGGCGCTCTTCGGAGAGGAAGGCACGTACAACCTGCACGCGGTGCCGCTGACCGCGGAGGACCCGAAGGAGGAGACGCGAGCGCTCCTGGTGGTGGAGGACCTGAGCGACGTGCGCGCGCTGGAGACGCAGTTGCTCCGCGCGGAGAAGCTGGCCACGGTGGGCGTGCTGGCGGCGGGCATCGCGCATGAAATCGGCACGCCGCTGGGCGTGGTGCGCGGCCGGGCGGAGTACGTGCAGAGCAAGCTGGGGCCCTCGCATCCGCAAGGGCCGGGGCTGGGCGTCATCGTCGAGCAGATCGACCGCGTGAGCCGCACGCTGCGCCAGTTGCTGGACTTCTCCCGCCTGCAACCGGCGATGGTGCGGCCGGTGGCGCTGGGGCCGATCGTCCGGAGCGTGCACGAGCTGTTGCAGGTGGAGGCGGAGCGGCGGCGGGTGAGCTTGAGCGTGGACGTGCCGGAGTCCGTGCCGTCACTGGCGGCGGACGCGGATCAGCTCCAGCAGGTGCTCATCAACCTGGCGCTCAACGCGTGCGACGCATGCAGCGAGGGCGGGAAGGTGGAGGTCTCCGCCTCCGCGCTGGCGGGCCCGGAGGAGGGCACGTGGGGCCTGGTCGCGCTCACCGTGCGTGACGACGGGTGCGGGATTCCCAAGGAGCGCCTCAACCAGGTGTTCGATCCGTTCTTCACGACGAAGAAGCGCGGGCAGGGCACGGGGCTGGGGTTGACGATGGTGGCCCACGTCGTGCGCAACCACGGCGGACGGGTGGAGCTGGAGAGCACGCCGGGGCAGGGCACCCGCGTCACCGTGCTGTGGCCGGTGGCCCGCGCTGTCCCAGAGGAACGAAATGCCGAGCGACTTGCCGTCTGA
- a CDS encoding sigma-54-dependent transcriptional regulator, whose product MPSDLPSDARILVVDDHVEMGRMLQEPLADAGWTVDLATGGQEALTLIRSRVYDAVLTDLRMEKVDGLDVLDAARAVDPELPVLLMTAFGGVESAVEAMRRGAYHYFTKPFRLDEVRLYLGRALEDRRLRAEHRALKQASQERAGLGALVGRSAPMRGMYELIDRVAHAAAPVLLRGESGSGKELVARALHVEGPRASHPFVAVNCTALPGPLLESELFGHVKGAFTGATSVRRGLFVEAHGGTLFLDEIGDMPTELQARLLRILEDGEVRAVGSDASRTVDVRVIAATHQDLEARVREGRFRADLFYRLNVVTLRVPSLKERREDIPKLVEHFTARSRARNPRSRVTSLSPEVVEALGAMPWPGNVRELENLVERLVVLVPRETVTLEDLRPHAPMPSAEEATPFAQAREGVWTLRKLEGEYIHWMVQHCGGNKTRAAELLGIDVSTIHRRERER is encoded by the coding sequence ATGCCGAGCGACTTGCCGTCTGACGCGCGCATCCTCGTGGTGGACGACCACGTGGAGATGGGGCGCATGCTCCAGGAGCCGCTGGCCGACGCGGGCTGGACGGTGGACCTGGCCACGGGCGGGCAGGAGGCGCTGACGCTCATCCGCTCGCGCGTGTACGACGCGGTGCTGACGGATCTGCGCATGGAGAAGGTGGACGGCCTGGACGTGCTGGACGCCGCCCGCGCGGTGGATCCGGAGCTGCCCGTGCTGTTGATGACGGCCTTCGGCGGCGTGGAGAGCGCGGTGGAGGCGATGCGCCGGGGCGCGTACCACTACTTCACCAAGCCCTTCCGCCTGGACGAGGTGCGGCTGTACCTGGGCCGCGCGCTGGAGGACCGCCGGCTGCGCGCGGAGCACCGGGCGCTGAAGCAGGCGTCGCAGGAGCGAGCCGGCCTGGGCGCGCTGGTGGGCAGGAGCGCGCCCATGCGAGGGATGTACGAGCTCATCGACCGGGTGGCGCACGCGGCGGCCCCGGTGCTGCTCCGGGGCGAGAGCGGCAGCGGCAAGGAGCTGGTGGCCCGCGCGCTCCACGTCGAGGGCCCTCGCGCGTCCCACCCCTTCGTCGCCGTCAATTGCACCGCGCTGCCGGGCCCGCTCTTGGAGAGCGAGCTGTTCGGCCACGTGAAGGGCGCCTTCACCGGGGCCACGTCCGTGCGGCGCGGCCTGTTCGTGGAGGCGCACGGAGGCACGCTGTTCCTGGACGAGATTGGCGACATGCCCACGGAGCTCCAGGCGCGGCTCTTGCGCATCCTGGAAGACGGCGAGGTGCGCGCGGTGGGCTCGGATGCCAGCCGCACCGTGGATGTGCGCGTCATCGCCGCCACGCACCAGGACCTGGAGGCGCGCGTGCGGGAGGGGCGCTTCCGCGCGGACCTCTTCTACCGGCTCAACGTCGTGACGCTGCGCGTGCCTTCGCTGAAGGAGCGCCGCGAGGACATCCCGAAGTTGGTGGAGCACTTCACCGCCCGCTCCCGCGCGCGCAACCCGCGCTCCCGCGTGACGTCGCTGTCACCGGAGGTGGTGGAGGCGCTGGGCGCCATGCCCTGGCCGGGCAACGTGCGCGAGCTGGAGAACCTAGTGGAGCGGCTGGTGGTGCTCGTCCCCCGGGAGACGGTGACGCTGGAGGACCTGAGGCCGCATGCCCCCATGCCCTCGGCGGAGGAGGCCACGCCCTTCGCCCAGGCGCGGGAGGGCGTGTGGACCCTGCGCAAGCTGGAGGGGGAGTACATCCACTGGATGGTCCAGCACTGCGGCGGGAACAAGACCCGCGCCGCGGAGCTCTTGGGCATCGATGTGTCCACCATCCATCGTCGCGAGCGGGAGCGGTAG
- a CDS encoding DNA-binding response regulator, translated as MSLRTTRALLLGADESLASLLADVLGDLGIALFLDAGDAARPDLVLAHVERGEAILPVLTHARHCAATAPVVILLPFADERLVSRALCQGARACFALGRPLDELRALLRSHFPLLETTHG; from the coding sequence GTGTCCCTGCGCACAACCCGGGCCTTGCTGCTCGGTGCGGATGAGTCCCTGGCCTCGCTGCTGGCGGACGTGCTGGGCGACCTGGGCATCGCCCTGTTCCTGGACGCGGGGGACGCGGCCCGGCCGGACCTGGTGCTGGCGCACGTGGAGCGCGGGGAGGCCATCCTCCCGGTGCTGACGCATGCGCGTCACTGCGCCGCCACCGCGCCCGTCGTCATCCTGCTGCCCTTCGCGGACGAGCGCCTGGTGTCCCGAGCCCTGTGTCAGGGGGCCCGGGCATGTTTCGCGCTGGGCCGCCCTCTCGATGAGCTTCGCGCCCTCCTGCGCTCGCACTTTCCTCTGTTGGAGACCACCCATGGGTGA
- a CDS encoding DUF6232 family protein encodes MGEPMAVVTALRPVVPLREVERRPVTAPEPVSDTGETSLFQAGQVHVTAERLVVGGQSWALRDVQQVETARRTPKVWPYLLAVGLAAALGLPLLSWLSVSVSALKGAFEAGLVVTALGLFASMAALLVVEDTHYLVLGLPGGSRRVFGSHDAQLIARLAGTVRAACQRP; translated from the coding sequence ATGGGTGAACCGATGGCCGTCGTCACCGCGCTGCGCCCCGTTGTCCCCCTGCGTGAAGTGGAGCGCCGCCCGGTGACCGCACCGGAGCCGGTGTCCGACACGGGGGAGACCTCCCTTTTCCAGGCCGGCCAGGTCCACGTCACCGCCGAGCGGCTCGTCGTGGGCGGCCAGAGCTGGGCGCTGCGCGACGTGCAACAGGTGGAGACCGCGCGCCGCACCCCGAAGGTGTGGCCCTACCTGCTCGCGGTGGGGCTGGCCGCTGCGCTGGGGCTGCCGCTGTTGTCCTGGCTGTCCGTCAGCGTGTCGGCCCTGAAGGGCGCGTTCGAGGCGGGGCTCGTCGTCACCGCCCTGGGCCTCTTCGCGTCCATGGCCGCGCTGCTCGTGGTGGAGGACACCCACTACCTGGTGCTGGGGCTGCCGGGCGGCTCGCGCCGAGTCTTCGGCAGCCACGACGCCCAGCTCATCGCGCGGCTTGCGGGGACGGTGCGGGCCGCGTGTCAGCGGCCGTGA
- a CDS encoding LLM class flavin-dependent oxidoreductase, translated as MIPFSVLDLSPVISGGDAGLALRNSLDLARHAESLGYKRFWLAEHHNMTGIASAATSVVIGYVAGGTKTIRVGAGGVMLPNHAPLIIAEQFGTLETLYPGRIDLGLGRAPGTDQRTSAALRRGLGGADSFPQDVVELQNYFKEATPTQAVRAVPGAGLHVPLWLLGSSTFSAQLAAALGLPFAFASHFAPAQMMSALHLYRTQFRPSDVLQKPYAMIGANVFAADTDKEGQRLFTSLLQAFLNLRRGRPGPLLPPVDSLDGQLNEMELAEIEHMLACTVVGSPNSVREGLQSLIEQTGADELMVTAQIYDHAARLRSFEIVSQVREQLTAADTRPAPSPQAAR; from the coding sequence ATGATCCCCTTCTCCGTCCTCGACCTGTCCCCCGTCATCTCCGGGGGCGACGCCGGCCTGGCCCTCCGCAACAGCCTGGACCTGGCGCGCCACGCGGAAAGCCTGGGCTACAAGCGCTTCTGGCTGGCCGAACACCACAACATGACGGGCATCGCCAGCGCGGCCACGTCGGTGGTCATCGGGTACGTGGCGGGGGGCACGAAGACGATTCGCGTGGGCGCGGGCGGCGTCATGCTGCCCAACCACGCGCCGCTCATCATCGCGGAGCAGTTCGGCACGCTGGAGACGCTCTACCCCGGCCGCATCGACCTGGGCCTGGGCCGCGCGCCGGGGACGGATCAGCGCACCTCCGCCGCCCTGCGCCGGGGACTGGGCGGCGCGGACAGCTTCCCGCAGGACGTGGTGGAGCTGCAGAACTACTTCAAGGAGGCCACGCCCACGCAGGCCGTGCGCGCGGTGCCGGGCGCGGGCCTGCACGTGCCGCTGTGGCTGTTGGGCTCCAGCACCTTCAGCGCGCAGCTTGCCGCGGCCCTGGGGCTGCCGTTCGCGTTCGCGTCGCACTTCGCGCCCGCGCAGATGATGAGCGCGCTGCACCTGTACCGCACGCAGTTCCGCCCGTCGGACGTGCTCCAGAAGCCGTACGCGATGATTGGCGCGAACGTCTTCGCCGCGGACACGGACAAGGAGGGGCAGCGCCTCTTCACGTCGCTGCTCCAGGCCTTCCTCAACCTGCGCCGCGGCCGGCCGGGCCCGCTCCTGCCGCCGGTGGACAGCCTGGACGGTCAGCTCAACGAGATGGAGCTGGCGGAGATCGAACACATGCTGGCGTGCACCGTGGTGGGCTCGCCGAACAGCGTGCGCGAAGGCCTCCAGTCCCTCATCGAGCAGACCGGGGCCGACGAGCTGATGGTGACCGCGCAGATCTACGACCACGCGGCGCGGCTGCGCTCCTTCGAGATCGTCTCTCAGGTGCGCGAGCAGCTCACGGCCGCTGACACGCGGCCCGCACCGTCCCCGCAAGCCGCGCGATGA
- a CDS encoding diguanylate cyclase domain-containing protein: protein MPRYALIAEPDRHRAAGLLALAQQEGLEGVVARDGAEAQELMRLRGSPTLLVTDLALPRLDGFALLAWLRGRSDARHTAVMVVTSFDELRVRAWQLKDALGIHSLLSRRAGPEAMRDGVRRALAGQLAGHGQLELNADEEKRRLARIDELKLVDADLPDKELQDLVAEVAQAFGVPVALLTLVLGDKQWFKAHVGLPAALAKDRGTPRDWAFCHHVVQGREALVVPDATRHPVFRDNPLVRDGIVGSYAGAPLITSTGEVLGSLCVIDTRPLMLGPEDLAALRELAGRVAENLEHTAAQGRARPALPRPQGAAEPVLTEAAALALVREAVSALEVPVLVVAPGRKPFAANAALAELLGLPEERLSGMAFDSLCQHIASLTADPGGTLRQLDLAAESSRGLHLTLSLERPRPRVVRWVARPFLVPGGIAQLLSLVDLGIGADLKGTRERLLRHDALTGLDTRREGEERLAKEIGRCRREGLPLSVLLVDLVELGTVNRTRGYDAGDSALRELARTAEGLCPPPGFVVRWTGDTLLVALPGADAVGAEAARQQLHDVPGQPARVSIAVTVLGEEDPHGTLNRAHAALVRAKSERKATPARD from the coding sequence ATGCCGCGCTACGCCCTCATCGCCGAACCGGATCGCCACCGTGCCGCGGGCCTGCTCGCGCTCGCGCAACAAGAAGGATTGGAAGGCGTGGTGGCGCGAGATGGCGCGGAGGCCCAGGAGCTGATGCGCCTGCGCGGCTCGCCCACGCTGCTGGTGACGGACCTGGCGCTGCCCCGGCTGGACGGTTTCGCGCTGCTGGCGTGGCTGCGGGGCCGCTCGGATGCGCGGCACACGGCGGTGATGGTGGTGACGTCGTTCGACGAGCTGCGCGTGCGCGCATGGCAGCTCAAGGACGCGCTGGGCATCCACTCGCTGCTCAGCCGGCGCGCGGGACCGGAGGCGATGCGCGATGGCGTGCGGCGCGCGCTCGCGGGCCAGCTCGCGGGCCATGGCCAGCTGGAGCTCAACGCGGACGAGGAGAAGCGGCGGCTCGCGCGCATCGACGAGCTGAAGCTGGTGGACGCGGACCTCCCCGACAAGGAACTCCAGGACCTGGTGGCGGAGGTGGCGCAGGCCTTCGGCGTGCCCGTCGCGCTGCTGACGCTGGTGCTGGGAGACAAGCAGTGGTTCAAGGCGCACGTGGGGCTGCCCGCGGCGCTCGCGAAGGACCGAGGCACGCCGCGCGACTGGGCCTTCTGCCACCACGTGGTGCAGGGCCGCGAGGCCCTGGTGGTGCCGGACGCCACGCGCCACCCGGTGTTCCGCGACAACCCGCTGGTGCGCGACGGCATCGTCGGCAGCTACGCGGGCGCCCCGCTCATCACCTCCACGGGGGAAGTGCTGGGCTCGCTGTGCGTCATCGACACGCGCCCGCTGATGTTGGGCCCGGAGGACCTGGCGGCGCTCCGGGAGCTGGCGGGCCGCGTGGCGGAGAACCTGGAGCACACCGCGGCGCAGGGACGGGCCCGCCCCGCCCTGCCGCGTCCCCAGGGGGCGGCGGAGCCGGTGCTCACCGAGGCGGCGGCGCTGGCGCTGGTGCGCGAGGCGGTGAGCGCCCTGGAGGTGCCCGTGCTGGTGGTGGCGCCGGGCCGCAAGCCCTTCGCCGCCAACGCGGCCCTGGCGGAGCTCCTGGGACTGCCAGAGGAGCGGCTGTCGGGCATGGCCTTCGATTCGCTGTGCCAGCACATCGCCAGCCTGACGGCGGACCCCGGCGGCACGCTGCGGCAGTTGGACCTGGCGGCGGAGAGCTCACGCGGGCTGCACCTGACGCTGTCGCTGGAGCGGCCCCGGCCGCGCGTGGTGCGCTGGGTGGCGCGGCCCTTCTTGGTGCCCGGGGGCATCGCGCAGCTCCTGTCGTTGGTGGACCTGGGCATCGGGGCGGACCTGAAGGGCACACGCGAGCGGCTGTTGCGCCACGACGCGCTCACGGGGCTGGACACCCGGCGCGAGGGCGAGGAGCGGCTGGCCAAGGAGATTGGCCGCTGCCGCCGGGAGGGCCTGCCCCTCAGCGTGCTCCTGGTGGACCTGGTGGAGCTGGGCACCGTCAACCGCACGCGCGGCTACGACGCGGGGGACTCGGCGCTGCGGGAGCTGGCCCGGACCGCGGAGGGCCTCTGTCCTCCGCCGGGCTTCGTGGTGCGCTGGACGGGGGACACCCTCCTGGTCGCGCTGCCTGGAGCGGATGCCGTGGGCGCGGAGGCCGCGCGCCAGCAGCTCCATGACGTCCCCGGCCAGCCCGCGCGCGTGTCCATCGCGGTGACGGTCCTGGGTGAGGAGGATCCGCACGGCACCCTGAACCGGGCGCACGCCGCGCTGGTCCGGGCGAAGTCGGAGCGCAAGGCGACGCCTGCGCGCGATTGA